The Bacillaceae bacterium IKA-2 DNA window CTTAATTAAGGCGTAATGAACAACTAACATCATATAATCCTCTAATATACCTCTTTTTATAGGGAATAGATTTTTAAATACGGTATTAACTAAGTAGTTCTCCATGATATATTCATTATTTTCTATGAAAGGTTCGTAATAGGTTTTATTTGCATCAATATAGAGATTTACACTTTCCTCACACAATAAACTCCCCGTATACCGTAAACCTTCTAATGCTTCCATTAAAGAATTTAAGTACCTTTTATCTTTAATCCCTGAGAATATACTATTGTCAATTAACTTTCTTACTATCTCTAGATGTTTTGTTACTGACTTAGGCATAATTGATATATATTCCTTAATTTCACCATACAGAATTTTTTCCTTAAAATCTTCAATTATTAATTGAACTCTACCCTTTTCATCTAACGATAAAGAATTGTTTACTTCCTCAAGAAAAAAACCCAAGATGTTTAATCGTTCTGAGAGTGAGTAGTTTCGATTTTGCAATAGTTTTATTGTAAATTCACGCAGCTCTATCAAATAAAATTTTTCTCTTTTCTCTTCAACTTTTTTATTTGTATTTATTTTCCTAGATATTAAATGACGCTCTTCCAAAGCTTCATCAATTTTTTCGAATTTTATTCCTTCTTGTTTAAGAAGCACGACACGGGCAGCCTCAGGGCAAGATAGAGTAGTTGATCTTTCATAAATTCCGTTTATTATATTTGATACTCTTGGATACGTGACACATAGATTTGATAAATATTCTTCACCTTTCTCCTTATGCAGACTACACAATCTATCTTGGTTAAGCATCGGGCAAGAAGAATTAGCCTCTAATATTACTTCAGCAAAATATTCTTTATTACTTTTTCCCTCTAATTTCTTTAGATAAGATTTTAAAGAAAGTTCATGTTCTTGATCACTTTGATATTTATTGTAACTCTTCTCATCAATTGTAATTTGCCAACCTGAACAGCAAGTATCTTCACATTCTGAACCAATGCAGGAAAACTCACGTAAATAGTTTGGGCTAAGTACAGTTCTAAGCTCCATAAAATTCCTTCTTTCTTAAAGTATAAATTTAGCTTCAAATTCGTTATAAAGAATATTTTAAAAAAATAATAACCCTTCGAATTGTTCTTTTTAATGAACTATTTAATTTTATTTTACATTTTTATAATTTTTTGTCAACTTAATAATAGTTAGTAAGTTTATTTCAGGTGGATTTAAAAAGCGAAACTTTAGAAAAGATATAGCATCACTCCTTCCTAACACTCTATTAGCAATATGCTATTATAACGGTAATCTGGAGATTTGTTTGGGCAACTAGCTTTTTCAGTACATCTTATAGCTGTTTGGTCCAATTTTCTCCAATCGACTGCCATACTTTACATTCTTAATATTAAAACAAGCAACAATTTCTAGTGAACTAAGAATACCTAACATCCTATTTAATCTAAATTTAACTAATTATAATAATAAATAACCCAATAGATATGGAGGATTAGAACCCCACCGTAGATTATATTAAGGAGAGTTATTCCATAGCCCCAAAGCCGTTGATATGAAAGTCGGTTAAAATAAAAGGCAAGTATCGATAGGCTAGCGCTCAGAA harbors:
- the fliB gene encoding flagellin lysine-N-methylase, with product MELRTVLSPNYLREFSCIGSECEDTCCSGWQITIDEKSYNKYQSDQEHELSLKSYLKKLEGKSNKEYFAEVILEANSSCPMLNQDRLCSLHKEKGEEYLSNLCVTYPRVSNIINGIYERSTTLSCPEAARVVLLKQEGIKFEKIDEALEERHLISRKINTNKKVEEKREKFYLIELREFTIKLLQNRNYSLSERLNILGFFLEEVNNSLSLDEKGRVQLIIEDFKEKILYGEIKEYISIMPKSVTKHLEIVRKLIDNSIFSGIKDKRYLNSLMEALEGLRYTGSLLCEESVNLYIDANKTYYEPFIENNEYIMENYLVNTVFKNLFPIKRGILEDYMMLVVHYALIKFQLIGMMSYHKENFEIEHVIKLIQSYSRNVEHVNKQPEQFIKVLKENQYTSFKDMAIFVSF
- a CDS encoding DUF5658 family protein → MFYFLTLAMLNLLDGLFTFWGLASNLITEANPFMRWMWKKSPWMFIGYKVFLSASLSILAFYFNRLSYQRLWGYGITLLNIIYGGVLILHIYWVIYYYN